One stretch of Pirellulales bacterium DNA includes these proteins:
- the hemE gene encoding uroporphyrinogen decarboxylase, producing the protein MTEVAPDFAGLQVAAFESRRAEELGRLIEKFGGVPHVSPSMREVPLAENPEAVALARRLIAGEFDLVIFMTGVGTNMLGQQIEGQVSRDEFLDALRRVTTVARGPKPVAVLKQWGVEPTYRIPEPNTWRDLLDVLDREVPLDGRRVAVQEYGVSNRHLLVGLAARGARAEPLVTYRWELPADVAPLEANARALAAGERQVVLFTSSNQVHNLLAVAERLRIEPEVRAGLSRAVVASIGPTMSETLRELGLPVDLEPEHPKMGHLVREAAERSAGILARKAQLAARLEAVTTATAPAQAAWYDSPFMRATRLEPVPYTPIWLMRQAGRYLPEYRAIRSRVSFLELCKDPALSAEVMINSVARLGVDAAIIFSDLLPILEPLGFDLEFAAGEGPVIHNPVRAAADVDRVLELESVDSLSFVMETVRQTRAGLPAHLPVIGFAGAPFTLASYAIEGGSSRNYLHTKTLMYGDEGAWQAILGRLARAVTRYLNAQIAAGAQAVQLFDSWVGCLGPDDYRRYVLPFTRAVIEGVTPGVPVINFATGNPSLLPLLAEAGGAVIGADWRIEIDEAWRLVGHDRAIQGNLDPLVLLAEPAYIRDRAEAILRRVGGRAGHIFNLGHGVLPQTPVDHVRALIDAVHELSQQAVAGV; encoded by the coding sequence ATGACCGAAGTTGCGCCTGATTTTGCCGGCCTGCAAGTGGCCGCTTTCGAAAGCCGCCGGGCCGAGGAACTGGGCCGGTTGATCGAGAAGTTCGGGGGGGTCCCGCATGTCAGCCCCTCGATGCGTGAGGTGCCGCTGGCGGAGAATCCCGAGGCGGTGGCCCTGGCTCGCCGGTTGATCGCCGGCGAGTTCGACCTGGTGATCTTCATGACCGGCGTGGGCACCAACATGCTCGGCCAGCAGATCGAGGGCCAGGTGTCGCGCGACGAGTTTCTGGACGCGCTGCGCCGCGTCACGACCGTCGCGCGCGGTCCCAAGCCTGTGGCAGTGCTCAAGCAATGGGGGGTCGAACCGACCTATCGCATTCCCGAGCCGAACACCTGGCGCGATTTGCTGGACGTGCTCGATCGCGAAGTGCCGCTCGACGGCCGCCGCGTGGCCGTGCAGGAGTATGGCGTCTCGAACCGGCACTTGCTCGTTGGCCTGGCGGCGCGCGGCGCCCGGGCCGAACCCCTGGTGACTTATCGCTGGGAGCTGCCCGCGGACGTCGCCCCGCTCGAGGCGAATGCCCGAGCCCTGGCCGCGGGCGAGCGGCAGGTGGTGTTGTTCACCAGCAGCAACCAGGTACACAACCTGCTCGCCGTGGCCGAGCGGTTGCGGATCGAGCCTGAGGTCCGCGCAGGCCTGTCGCGCGCCGTCGTGGCCTCGATCGGCCCGACCATGAGCGAGACGCTGCGCGAGCTGGGGCTGCCGGTCGACTTGGAGCCCGAACATCCGAAGATGGGCCACCTGGTGCGCGAGGCGGCCGAGCGCAGCGCCGGCATCCTGGCGCGCAAGGCGCAACTGGCCGCGCGACTCGAGGCCGTGACCACGGCGACTGCGCCTGCGCAGGCAGCCTGGTACGACAGCCCGTTCATGCGCGCGACGCGGCTCGAGCCGGTGCCCTATACGCCGATCTGGCTGATGCGGCAGGCCGGGCGCTATCTGCCGGAATACCGCGCGATCCGCTCGCGGGTCAGCTTTCTCGAGCTGTGCAAGGATCCCGCGCTGTCGGCCGAAGTGATGATCAATTCGGTCGCACGGCTGGGTGTCGACGCGGCGATCATTTTTTCCGACTTATTGCCGATCCTCGAGCCACTCGGATTCGACCTGGAATTCGCCGCCGGCGAGGGGCCTGTGATTCACAACCCAGTCCGCGCGGCGGCCGACGTCGATCGCGTGCTCGAGTTGGAAAGCGTCGACAGCCTGTCGTTCGTCATGGAGACGGTTCGCCAGACGCGCGCAGGCCTGCCCGCCCATTTGCCGGTGATCGGGTTCGCCGGCGCGCCGTTTACCTTGGCCAGCTATGCGATCGAAGGCGGATCGAGCCGCAACTATCTGCACACCAAGACGCTGATGTACGGCGACGAAGGCGCCTGGCAGGCAATTCTCGGCCGGCTGGCCCGGGCCGTGACGCGCTATCTCAATGCGCAGATCGCCGCCGGTGCCCAGGCCGTGCAATTGTTCGATAGTTGGGTCGGCTGCCTGGGGCCCGACGACTATCGACGCTACGTGTTGCCGTTTACCCGGGCCGTGATCGAGGGCGTCACGCCGGGGGTGCCGGTGATCAATTTCGCTACGGGGAATCCGTCGTTGCTGCCGCTGCTGGCCGAGGCTGGCGGCGCGGTGATCGGTGCCGATTGGCGGATCGAGATCGATGAAGCGTGGCGGCTGGTAGGCCACGACCGCGCGATCCAAGGCAACCTCGACCCGTTGGTGCTGTTGGCCGAGCCCGCGTATATCCGCGACCGCGCCGAGGCGATCTTGCGGCGCGTGGGCGGCCGGGCGGGACACATCTTCAACCTGGGGCACGGCGTCCTGCCGCAGACGCCGGTCGACCACGTGCGAGCCCTGATCGACGCCGTGCACGAATTGAGCCAGCAGGCCGTCGCGGGCGTCTAG
- the der gene encoding ribosome biogenesis GTPase Der: protein MSVPSVAIVGRPNVGKSSLFNWLAGRRLAIVDNQAGVTRDRVAQLICVGDRYFELVDTGGMGLEDQDNLTAHVEEQIQTAIDSADLLLFVVDTRQGLTPLDQEVSKRLRYVKQPVLCVANKTDGPEHESSADEFYRLGRGKLIKVSALANRGRNELLDEILRRLPPERNEPPADPVMKVAIVGRRNTGKSTFVNTLAKAERMIVSEIPGTTRDSVDVRFELDGKPFMAIDTPGLRRTKSLASDIEFYSSHRAQRSIRRADVVLLFFDAGQRISKVDKQLCDYIAKQYKPCIFVVNKWDLLADTMPTEKWANYLRDTFRTMWYAPIAFVTGQTGKNVKALINHAQMLFKQSLERVSTADLNKLVHAAVEHNQPPMVANRRPRIYYATQVAVQPPTVVLFTNFPSGFSPPYQRYLLGVFREHLPFGEVPIKLYLRKRAESSGERDEAPEPETYNEPDESSESVLD from the coding sequence GTGAGTGTCCCCAGCGTTGCAATTGTCGGACGGCCGAACGTCGGCAAGTCGAGCCTGTTCAATTGGCTCGCCGGCCGCCGGTTGGCGATCGTCGACAACCAGGCCGGCGTCACGCGCGACCGCGTCGCGCAATTGATCTGCGTCGGCGATCGTTATTTCGAGCTGGTCGACACCGGCGGGATGGGCCTCGAAGACCAGGACAATCTCACCGCGCATGTCGAGGAACAGATCCAGACGGCCATCGACTCGGCCGACCTGTTGTTGTTCGTGGTCGACACGCGCCAGGGCCTGACGCCGCTCGACCAGGAAGTGTCGAAACGCTTGCGCTACGTCAAGCAGCCGGTGCTCTGCGTGGCCAACAAGACCGACGGGCCCGAGCATGAATCCTCGGCCGACGAGTTCTATCGTCTGGGCCGCGGCAAACTGATCAAGGTGAGCGCGCTGGCCAACCGGGGCCGCAACGAGCTGCTCGACGAAATCCTCCGGCGACTCCCCCCGGAGCGCAACGAGCCACCGGCCGACCCGGTGATGAAGGTGGCCATCGTCGGCCGCCGCAACACGGGCAAGAGCACGTTCGTCAACACGCTGGCCAAGGCCGAGCGGATGATCGTCAGCGAGATTCCCGGCACGACGCGCGACAGCGTCGACGTCCGTTTCGAGCTCGACGGCAAGCCGTTCATGGCCATCGACACGCCGGGCCTGCGGCGCACCAAGAGCCTGGCCAGCGACATCGAGTTCTACAGCTCGCACCGTGCACAGCGCAGCATTCGCCGGGCCGACGTCGTGCTGTTGTTCTTCGATGCCGGCCAGCGGATCAGCAAGGTCGACAAGCAGCTCTGCGACTACATCGCCAAGCAATACAAGCCCTGCATCTTTGTCGTCAACAAATGGGACCTGCTGGCCGACACCATGCCCACGGAGAAATGGGCCAACTATCTGCGCGACACTTTCCGCACGATGTGGTACGCGCCGATCGCCTTCGTCACCGGCCAGACGGGCAAAAACGTCAAGGCGCTGATCAATCACGCCCAGATGCTGTTCAAGCAGTCGCTCGAGCGCGTCAGCACGGCCGATCTGAACAAGCTGGTCCACGCGGCGGTCGAGCATAACCAGCCGCCGATGGTCGCCAACCGCCGGCCGCGCATCTACTACGCCACGCAAGTCGCCGTGCAGCCGCCGACGGTCGTGTTGTTCACCAATTTCCCCAGCGGCTTCTCGCCGCCTTACCAGCGCTATTTGCTGGGCGTGTTTCGCGAGCACCTCCCGTTTGGCGAAGTGCCGATCAAGCTCTACCTGCGCAAACGCGCCGAGAGCAGCGGCGAACGCGACGAAGCACCCGAACCCGAAACCTACAACGAGCCCGACGAATCGAGCGAATCCGTGCTCGACTGA
- the glnA gene encoding type I glutamate--ammonia ligase — MTPHEVLALCRDKNIKAVDLRFMDFPGIWQHFTIPVSKLDEDVFENGLGFDGSSIRGWQAINESDMILVPVPETAVIDPFTLLPTLSMICNIQDPITREDYTRDPRNVARKAVNYLKSTGIADTCFIGPEAEFFIFDDVRFDQRSNEGYYHLDSIEAEWNRGRDEKPNLGLKLRHKEGYFPVPPADQLMDIRNEMMQTMIDCGLDVEAQHHEVATAGQSEIDLRFLELVKMGDAMCMYKYIIKNVARKYGKTVTFMPKPLYGDNGSGMHTHISLWKGGQPLFAGSGYAGLSEMAMHGIGGLLKHAASILAFSNPTTNSYKRLVPGYEAPVNLAYSQRNRSASVRIPMYSPSPKAKRLEFRCPDPSCNPYLAFSAMLMAVIDGIQNKIHPGDPLDKDIYDLPPEELAKVPKTPGSLDEALNALAADHEFLLRGEVFTPDVVDTWIGYKREKEVDAMRLRPHPYEFCLYYDI; from the coding sequence GTGACTCCCCATGAAGTGTTAGCGCTGTGTCGTGACAAAAACATCAAGGCCGTCGATCTGCGGTTCATGGACTTCCCGGGCATCTGGCAGCACTTCACGATCCCGGTGTCGAAGCTCGACGAGGACGTGTTCGAAAACGGCCTCGGCTTCGACGGCTCGAGCATCCGCGGCTGGCAGGCGATCAACGAGAGCGACATGATCCTCGTGCCGGTGCCCGAGACGGCCGTGATCGACCCGTTCACCTTGCTGCCGACCCTATCGATGATCTGCAACATCCAGGACCCGATTACGCGCGAGGATTACACGCGCGACCCCCGCAACGTGGCCCGCAAGGCCGTCAACTATCTGAAGAGCACCGGCATCGCCGACACCTGCTTCATCGGGCCCGAGGCCGAGTTCTTCATCTTTGACGACGTGCGGTTCGATCAGCGCAGCAACGAGGGCTACTACCACCTCGACAGCATCGAGGCCGAGTGGAACCGCGGCCGCGACGAGAAACCGAACCTGGGCCTCAAGCTGCGTCACAAGGAAGGCTACTTCCCGGTGCCGCCGGCCGACCAGTTGATGGATATCCGCAACGAGATGATGCAGACGATGATCGACTGCGGTCTCGACGTCGAGGCGCAGCATCACGAGGTGGCCACCGCCGGCCAGTCGGAAATCGACCTGCGGTTTCTCGAGCTGGTGAAAATGGGCGACGCGATGTGCATGTACAAGTACATCATCAAGAACGTCGCCCGGAAGTACGGCAAGACGGTCACGTTCATGCCCAAGCCCCTGTACGGCGACAACGGCTCGGGCATGCATACCCACATCTCGCTCTGGAAGGGCGGGCAACCGCTGTTCGCCGGCAGCGGCTATGCAGGCCTGAGCGAAATGGCCATGCACGGCATCGGCGGTTTGCTCAAGCATGCCGCCAGCATCCTGGCCTTCAGCAACCCGACCACGAACAGCTACAAGCGACTCGTGCCGGGCTACGAAGCGCCGGTCAACCTGGCCTACTCGCAGCGCAACCGCTCGGCGAGTGTGCGGATTCCGATGTACAGCCCCAGCCCGAAGGCCAAGCGGCTGGAGTTCCGCTGTCCTGATCCGAGCTGCAACCCCTACCTGGCCTTCTCGGCGATGCTGATGGCCGTGATCGATGGGATCCAGAACAAGATCCACCCCGGCGATCCGCTCGACAAGGATATCTACGACCTGCCGCCGGAAGAGCTGGCCAAGGTGCCCAAGACGCCCGGCTCGCTCGACGAGGCGCTCAACGCCCTGGCGGCCGATCACGAGTTCTTGCTGCGGGGCGAGGTGTTTACGCCCGACGTGGTCGATACCTGGATCGGCTACAAGCGGGAAAAAGAAGTCGACGCGATGCGCCTGCGGCCGCATCCGTACGAGTTCTGCCTGTACTACGACATTTAA
- a CDS encoding S41 family peptidase, with protein sequence MQRWVEKHLLACLAAAVFWTTPAAPALAQQADPPRVQADALDDAMLEQLLSRGRQFEVERRWGEALAHYEEALHEWPDARPLRQRFELAKLHYDHGRRYADTSFRNATRQMAGEEALHLYNEVLLKIQSHYVQEPNWKRLVQWGTSALEVALTEPTFLSSQVAPGMTAAQIDDFRRQLRDWVNAQAVPGRLEAREAVASAARMAERQLGLRESITVLEYTCGATNSLDDYSTFLTADQLDEVYSQIDGNFVGLGIELKSNGGVLVIVNVITGSPADRQGILAGDEIVAIEGRNTSELSTDQAAALLQGQEGSQVQLTAVTPGGRPRTVAIRREHVDVPSIDDVHILDPDQGIGYLKLTCFQKTTTRDLDDALWKLHREGMKSLVMDLRGNPGGLLTTSVEVADKFVERGTIVSTRGRNPHEDFTYSAHLNGTWQIPLAVLIDGDSASASEIFAGCIRDHQRGLIIGDRSYGKGSVQGIFPLSPVANLPAAGLRLTTARFYSPLGRPYSKVGVEPDLKVQLTARPVAGEVPGSQEDAVVVAAVNALRRQLARRNP encoded by the coding sequence ATGCAACGCTGGGTCGAGAAGCACCTTCTCGCGTGCCTCGCTGCGGCCGTTTTCTGGACTACCCCTGCTGCGCCGGCACTGGCTCAACAGGCGGACCCCCCGCGCGTTCAAGCCGACGCGCTCGACGACGCGATGCTCGAGCAATTGCTCTCGCGTGGTCGGCAGTTCGAAGTCGAGCGCCGCTGGGGCGAGGCCCTGGCCCACTATGAAGAGGCCCTGCACGAGTGGCCCGACGCCCGCCCGCTGCGGCAGCGCTTCGAGCTGGCCAAGCTGCATTACGACCACGGCCGGCGCTACGCCGACACCAGCTTCCGCAATGCCACGCGGCAGATGGCCGGCGAAGAAGCGCTGCACCTCTACAACGAAGTGCTGCTGAAGATTCAGTCGCACTACGTGCAAGAGCCCAACTGGAAACGGCTGGTGCAATGGGGCACCAGTGCCCTGGAGGTCGCGCTGACCGAGCCGACGTTCCTCTCCAGCCAGGTGGCGCCCGGCATGACGGCCGCGCAAATCGACGACTTCCGCCGCCAGTTGCGCGACTGGGTCAACGCCCAGGCGGTGCCCGGGCGGCTCGAGGCCCGCGAGGCCGTGGCTTCGGCGGCCCGCATGGCCGAGCGTCAATTGGGCCTGCGTGAAAGCATCACCGTCCTCGAATACACCTGCGGCGCGACCAACTCGCTCGACGACTACTCGACCTTCCTCACGGCCGACCAGCTCGACGAGGTCTACTCGCAGATCGACGGCAACTTCGTCGGCCTCGGCATCGAGCTCAAATCGAACGGCGGCGTGCTGGTGATCGTCAACGTCATCACGGGCAGCCCGGCCGATCGCCAGGGCATCCTGGCTGGCGACGAGATCGTCGCGATCGAAGGCCGGAATACGTCCGAGCTATCGACCGACCAGGCGGCCGCGTTGCTGCAAGGCCAGGAAGGATCGCAGGTGCAGTTGACCGCCGTCACGCCGGGCGGCCGGCCGCGCACGGTGGCCATTCGCCGCGAACACGTCGATGTGCCCAGCATCGACGACGTGCACATCCTCGACCCGGACCAGGGCATCGGCTATCTCAAGCTCACCTGCTTCCAGAAGACAACGACTCGCGACCTGGACGACGCCCTGTGGAAGCTGCACCGCGAAGGCATGAAGAGCCTGGTGATGGACCTCCGCGGCAACCCCGGTGGGCTGCTCACCACGAGCGTCGAAGTGGCCGACAAGTTTGTCGAGCGCGGCACGATCGTCTCGACCCGCGGCCGCAACCCGCACGAGGATTTCACCTACTCGGCGCACCTCAACGGCACCTGGCAGATTCCGTTGGCCGTGCTGATCGACGGCGACAGCGCCAGCGCCAGCGAGATCTTCGCCGGCTGCATCCGCGATCATCAGCGGGGCCTGATCATCGGCGACCGCAGCTACGGCAAAGGCTCGGTCCAAGGGATCTTTCCGCTCTCGCCGGTCGCCAATCTGCCGGCCGCCGGGTTGCGTCTGACCACGGCGCGGTTCTACTCGCCACTGGGGCGCCCCTACAGCAAGGTGGGCGTCGAACCGGACCTGAAGGTTCAACTGACGGCGCGCCCGGTCGCTGGCGAAGTGCCCGGCTCGCAGGAAGACGCGGTCGTCGTCGCCGCGGTGAATGCCCTGCGTCGGCAACTGGCGCGGCGCAATCCGTAA
- a CDS encoding cupin domain-containing protein: protein MRTAGKSSYEVVDFAGIEPVPCPCGASRRALENVADFPGTLHQVDVTEDAQLHYHRNLTETYYILECGPDARLQLDDEFVALRPGMCVVIRPGVRHRAIGRMKILNIVHPKFDPRDEWFD, encoded by the coding sequence ATGCGCACAGCCGGCAAATCTTCGTACGAAGTCGTCGACTTTGCGGGCATCGAACCCGTGCCCTGCCCCTGCGGCGCGAGCCGCCGAGCGCTGGAAAACGTGGCTGATTTTCCCGGCACCTTGCACCAGGTGGACGTCACCGAAGACGCGCAACTGCATTACCACCGCAACTTGACGGAGACCTATTACATCCTCGAGTGCGGCCCCGACGCGCGGCTCCAACTCGACGACGAATTCGTCGCGCTGCGGCCGGGCATGTGCGTCGTCATTCGGCCGGGCGTGCGCCACCGGGCCATCGGACGGATGAAGATCCTCAACATCGTCCATCCCAAGTTCGATCCCCGCGACGAGTGGTTCGATTGA
- a CDS encoding uracil-DNA glycosylase, giving the protein MSNSPHQDARAPWGTEQVLARLERLERAGVRWLGRGRWSPGATSAPPPAETKPTPVERTVEQLRSGESSGPVEQEVTIEEQLPMTPPVQTKQAGEPARATSQQGAADGVAGLEVIRREVAACTRCSKLASTRTQTVFGVGNPKARLVFCGEAPGADEDAQGEPFVGRAGQLLTKIIEACTLRREDVYILNVLKCRPPENRNPLPDEVANCRGYLDRQLEVIRPEFICCLGSVAAKTLLETEESIGRLRHRWHDYRGVRVWCTYHPAYLLRNPAAKKDVWEDMKILMRELGIVLEKK; this is encoded by the coding sequence ATGAGCAATTCGCCGCACCAGGACGCGAGAGCCCCGTGGGGCACTGAACAAGTCTTGGCCCGGCTCGAGCGGCTCGAAAGGGCAGGCGTGCGGTGGCTTGGGCGCGGGCGCTGGTCGCCTGGCGCGACGTCCGCACCCCCGCCAGCCGAAACTAAGCCCACGCCGGTCGAGCGGACCGTCGAGCAGTTGCGGTCGGGGGAGTCGTCCGGGCCCGTTGAACAGGAAGTCACGATCGAGGAACAGCTCCCCATGACCCCCCCGGTACAGACCAAGCAGGCAGGCGAACCTGCCCGCGCGACCTCCCAGCAGGGCGCGGCCGACGGCGTGGCGGGCCTGGAGGTGATTCGCCGCGAGGTGGCCGCGTGCACGCGCTGCTCAAAGCTGGCCTCGACGCGCACGCAAACCGTGTTCGGAGTGGGCAACCCCAAGGCCCGGCTGGTGTTCTGCGGCGAGGCGCCGGGTGCCGACGAAGATGCCCAAGGCGAGCCGTTCGTCGGCCGCGCGGGCCAGTTGTTGACCAAGATCATCGAGGCCTGCACGCTGCGGCGCGAGGATGTCTATATCCTCAACGTGCTCAAGTGCCGGCCGCCGGAAAACCGCAATCCGCTGCCCGACGAGGTGGCCAACTGCCGCGGATACCTCGACCGGCAGTTGGAGGTGATCCGGCCCGAGTTCATCTGTTGCCTGGGTTCGGTAGCGGCCAAGACGCTGCTGGAGACCGAGGAATCGATCGGCCGGCTGCGCCACCGCTGGCACGATTATCGGGGCGTGCGCGTGTGGTGCACCTATCATCCGGCGTATCTGCTGCGCAACCCGGCGGCCAAGAAGGACGTCTGGGAAGATATGAAGATCTTGATGCGCGAGCTGGGGATCGTGCTGGAAAAAAAGTAA
- a CDS encoding MMPL family transporter yields the protein MFQRFAAIVTRYWYAVILGWVALAWGINHVAPVWDHITQDGDLVYLPGRMTTIRGLEVLAQAFPNTKANSQMVLVVERPGMALAAADFAVTEDLSTLFRDLVVDGDVPPSDDPAWRRQVTADYAQLLGTAPDALSSTQRATLDALIAAFRPAAPLQPPLVEVWDRGDEVVGEKLTSAASKNGQASLVLLHLTTEFMTTSNMQLLAAVNHTLDMAAAAPRLPSGLKLGISGSAAIGADTLTSAQESITNIELTTVVLVLAILMFVYRAPLLVLITLATMVVSVMVAVDFVAALTQVSWLDFKIFKTTKIFVVVILFGAGTDYCLFLIARYREELNRGLDKHAAVTTALGQVGHAVVGSALTVVFGLGMMYFADFGKFRYSGPAIAMCLSVCLVACLTLTPALLRAAGPWVFWPWGLKRSSNAVSSGDETEDEDEGSRFWRWAADKMLARPGLILTVSVLLMAPFAWIGRDVPISYDLLTDLAPHRASVLGTQMLRRHFDPGDIGPATVIAHLPGTNFDTPAGRRMITDLSKQLAAIPGVAKVRSLTQPTGDPPRRYGLSGGGLRRATIKVHPRTRAAYLTQVPELAGSVTRFDLVFRTDPFARASVALLNTVDEHLKEITKTKSSPWHKAEFDFVGTTPGIRDLEAVVHSDTRLIQKLVVIAVLGVLIVLVRQPLLCLYLIISVVFSYLVTIGATELVFGWIYGETFAGMDWKAPLFLFVILIAVGEDYNIFLTTRIVEEQARHGLHEGLREAVVRTGGIITSCGLIMAGSFLSMLTGTLRGMLELGFALSLGVILDTFVVRPVLVPCFLALVYRLRGHLHAPPQPAGVETKTAPSKGAPARNGEHRPHAPTRSELPVS from the coding sequence ATGTTTCAGCGGTTCGCGGCTATCGTCACGCGGTACTGGTATGCCGTCATCCTCGGCTGGGTGGCGCTCGCCTGGGGGATCAACCATGTGGCCCCCGTCTGGGACCACATCACCCAGGACGGCGACCTGGTCTATCTACCGGGGCGAATGACGACCATTCGCGGCCTGGAGGTCCTGGCCCAGGCGTTTCCGAACACCAAGGCCAACAGCCAGATGGTGCTCGTCGTCGAGCGGCCAGGCATGGCGCTGGCGGCGGCCGATTTCGCCGTCACCGAAGACCTCTCGACGCTGTTCCGCGACCTGGTTGTCGATGGCGATGTCCCGCCTAGCGACGACCCGGCCTGGCGGCGGCAAGTAACTGCCGATTATGCGCAACTGCTGGGGACCGCCCCCGATGCGCTCTCGTCGACCCAGCGGGCGACCCTCGATGCGCTGATCGCGGCGTTTCGGCCGGCGGCACCGCTCCAGCCGCCGCTGGTCGAGGTTTGGGACCGGGGTGACGAGGTGGTCGGCGAAAAGCTGACCAGCGCCGCGTCGAAAAACGGCCAGGCCTCGCTGGTGCTGCTCCACCTGACCACCGAGTTCATGACGACCAGCAACATGCAATTGCTGGCCGCGGTGAATCACACGCTCGACATGGCGGCCGCCGCTCCGCGGCTGCCGTCGGGCCTGAAGTTGGGCATTTCCGGTTCGGCCGCCATCGGCGCCGACACGCTCACTTCGGCCCAGGAAAGCATCACCAATATCGAGCTGACCACGGTCGTGCTCGTGTTGGCCATCTTGATGTTCGTCTACCGCGCGCCGCTGCTGGTGCTCATCACGCTGGCCACGATGGTGGTCTCGGTCATGGTGGCGGTCGACTTCGTGGCCGCGCTCACGCAGGTTTCCTGGCTCGATTTCAAGATCTTCAAGACGACGAAGATCTTCGTCGTGGTGATCCTGTTCGGCGCCGGGACCGACTACTGCCTGTTCTTGATTGCCCGCTATCGCGAAGAGCTCAATCGCGGTCTCGACAAACACGCCGCAGTGACCACAGCGCTCGGCCAGGTGGGACATGCCGTGGTCGGCAGCGCACTGACGGTCGTCTTTGGGCTGGGCATGATGTACTTCGCCGATTTCGGCAAGTTCCGCTACAGCGGACCAGCCATTGCCATGTGCCTGTCGGTGTGCCTCGTGGCCTGCCTGACGTTGACGCCCGCGCTGCTGCGGGCCGCGGGCCCCTGGGTGTTCTGGCCGTGGGGTCTGAAGCGCTCGAGCAACGCCGTTTCCAGCGGCGACGAGACCGAAGATGAAGACGAAGGCAGCCGGTTCTGGCGCTGGGCCGCCGACAAGATGCTTGCCCGGCCCGGGCTGATCCTGACGGTGAGCGTCCTGCTCATGGCCCCGTTTGCCTGGATCGGGCGCGACGTGCCAATCAGCTACGACCTGCTGACGGACCTGGCGCCGCATCGGGCCAGCGTGCTGGGCACGCAGATGCTGCGGCGGCACTTCGACCCCGGCGACATCGGTCCGGCCACCGTCATCGCGCATCTGCCCGGCACCAACTTCGACACGCCGGCCGGCCGACGGATGATCACCGATCTGTCCAAGCAATTGGCCGCGATCCCCGGGGTCGCCAAGGTCCGCAGCCTGACCCAACCCACCGGCGATCCACCGCGGCGTTATGGCCTCAGCGGCGGTGGTTTGCGCCGGGCGACGATCAAGGTTCACCCGCGGACCCGCGCGGCCTATCTCACCCAGGTGCCCGAGCTCGCCGGCAGCGTGACCCGGTTCGACCTGGTGTTTCGTACCGACCCATTTGCCCGGGCGAGCGTCGCCCTGCTCAACACGGTCGACGAGCACCTCAAGGAGATCACCAAGACGAAATCTTCGCCCTGGCACAAGGCCGAGTTCGATTTCGTCGGCACGACGCCCGGCATCCGCGACCTCGAGGCCGTGGTCCACAGCGACACGCGGCTGATCCAGAAGCTGGTGGTGATCGCCGTGTTGGGCGTGCTGATCGTGCTGGTGCGGCAGCCGCTACTGTGCCTGTACCTGATCATCTCGGTGGTGTTCAGCTACCTGGTGACGATCGGCGCCACCGAGCTGGTTTTCGGCTGGATCTACGGCGAGACCTTTGCGGGCATGGATTGGAAAGCGCCCTTGTTCTTGTTCGTGATCCTGATCGCCGTGGGCGAGGACTACAACATCTTCCTGACCACGCGGATCGTCGAAGAACAGGCCCGGCATGGCCTGCACGAAGGCCTGCGCGAGGCGGTGGTCCGCACCGGCGGGATCATCACCAGTTGCGGCCTGATCATGGCCGGCAGCTTTCTCTCGATGCTCACCGGCACCTTGCGGGGCATGCTCGAGTTGGGCTTCGCCCTGTCGCTGGGGGTGATCCTCGACACGTTCGTCGTACGGCCGGTGCTGGTGCCGTGCTTCTTGGCGCTGGTCTACCGGCTGCGCGGCCACCTGCACGCTCCGCCGCAACCGGCGGGCGTCGAAACCAAGACGGCCCCCTCCAAGGGCGCGCCTGCACGCAACGGCGAGCATCGGCCGCACGCCCCGACCCGCAGCGAATTGCCCGTTTCCTAG